Genomic DNA from Ctenopharyngodon idella isolate HZGC_01 chromosome 1, HZGC01, whole genome shotgun sequence:
CAGACAAACATGTGTGCGTGCACACAGGAAGAAAAGGAAAGAGATTGTTGTACTATGTTTATTTtcgaaataaatgtttaaaaaacacacacacacacacacacacacacacacacacacacacacacacacacacacacacacatgccagCAAGGCTAATAATATTTTGGCTACATATTGGTTAAATGAAAGtataaaacagagaaaaaaattaaaggtaGTTGGATTTTTCTCAGGATGTCACCAATGCTGTGTGCCCTTTTTAAAACATAGCTGACTGATGTTGTTTTGGGCAGGTTTCGTAGAATGTTGTCGGACAGTCTCATACTACAGTGTCTTTGCGAAAACCCTGCCTTGGATGTTGAACCCCTTGCCATTTCCGTCTGCATTCTCTGTCCTTGAAGGGAGTATTAATTTGACTGCACTTGACCTGATTTGCAGGCatgggaaaaacaaaaaacaaaaatacaattatcGACCAAGTGCAATATCAGCAATAGCTATTATAAATTAGCCAACATTTCAAAGAGCTGTTGCCAAAGTCTTAATCAAtcgataaataaataaatatttgttagcaaattatactgtaaaaagtcattataataaatgtatgccattatatataatataatataatgattacatgagattttttttcatgagaTGTCAAGCAAATTGACAACTACTCTAATACTCTGTAATACACTGatttcatgtatttaaatatactgtTGAATaagcatttttgaaaatgtaaatataagtaTTTACCCGCAAAATGAAAACGATGCAAGTCATTACCACCCCATATATGGCCATGGCTCCAAACACAAACCACAAAACCGTGTAACTTCCATGTTGACAAAGATCAGGCATTTTAACTGGTCTATCTgttgacaaacacacacaaaaggaGCAACACAAAATGTGACTTACAAATTACAAACTAATTTTCAGTCATATTGGCAGTTGTTTTCTCTAGATAATGCTTGACTTTGTGTTGTACAGTAACAACCATAGTAAACATACCTTCAACAAACACAATAGTTTGTGGTGTGTGTGGCACTTTCTTAAATGGAGGAGGATAGATTATATCGGCCTCACAGGTGTACAGGCCTGTAAAATTCGTAGTCACACCGAACAGGATGAAACTGGTACTGTTATCCATATGATTAACATCGAGATCGGCAGGGAAATTTGGgctgttgttatttttgttggtGGATGTATCATTTTTCTTGATATAAATGGAGGTGACCTGGTCTGAGCCTTTAAATAATTTGAAGTCCATTTCTGTTGCAATGAGTACAGGGCAGGGCACAGTAACATTGCTGTCCACTGCCACATGCTTAACCGATGGGAGATTGCCTGCAGTGTAGAGGAGACAAAAGTCACATAGCTCCATCATTAACATTTCACATCTGCTTAATACATAGAATTCAAGTGTTAATTTTTCAAATCCTGAAATTTCTGAATGGTTTGGTAAACTGTTAATTTATTATacttataatacattatttattttatacttgaAGATGATGTCTGATTTTGCAGAAGTGGTTATGGAACCCACAAATCACCACAGTCACTCATGTTgcagcagttttttttatatatatatataactacaGATATAAGAAcagttaattatttttttgtgttttcagttcCTGGTGGTTCCTGAATAACTTTATGTATGATTAATGTGCACAGGCACTTACAGAATATATGCCAGAATAAGAAAACCGAAGAACtgttttgactgtttttttcatttcacatttaatttctttcatcAGAACTTTTGCCTGTAAGAGTGGAGAAATGTTGTCATAGAGATACAGTTTCTGTGTGAACAATCTGCTTTGAACCTCACTTTGGAAACAAAAAAGGAAAGACTGAATCATCCTCACGCAGAGTGATTAACTCTCTCAGCATTGCATTTTCTACTCTCAGAATGTCAGTGGCAATGGCAAACATGTCAGCTTGTTGCAAAATGTATAGAATATTGCTGcaaggtcccactttatattaagtgtcttatgtactaacatttaaatcaaTCATACTATGCacttattgtatttatattttgaaaaaatacctgcatgtaattacagttATAATTAATTTCTGATTACATCTAAAATTATACTGTTGACCCTTTTCCTaccccttaacccacccttaaacctacccataccaccaaacctgtgcCTAACCTTaaccgtatcccacctcaatagcagcaaaatgttttgtgataCATCATGAACACAATACGTACATTGTACTTTTATTttcacctaatataaagtgtgatcTGCAAAATGGGTTCTAGCTCTATGTAATCTATTGTACTATGTTGCCTCATAGATTAAATGTTTGTGGTAAATATACTGTGACTGCACAATATTTCATTTATCTAAGCCTAACTCAATCAGTTAGATTGCATTTTGATATTTAAGAGATTTAGCACTGGCGCAAATGTATGATGTTGCTTAAATTTCAGTGTGGCTGACATGTAAAgagatttaaaattaaaaaacaaattaaaaactgaaaattaaatgTACACATACATAACTAACTTTATTTGCTTTTCcagttttcatttattatataaataagacTTCATTGAATTTCTTTTCTGTATATATTGTAGAAAATCACTTCAGCAGCAGATTGTAGCGACAATGTAGCAGGTAGAGTAGAACATAATTGTTAAACTCTGTGTATATTCATCATCCACTCAAAAGGATATTATAGGGATATGGAAAAATTGCTGAGGAAGAAGATATGGAGCAACAGCGGAAACACCAAGATTTAAAATGTCTTGAATTCTTTTGCCGCTAATAAAAATTGTCTTGTGTGCATTTacacattataaatattatgcaTTTATGTCCTAtgagtttttattatatatatatatatatatcttcttaaatatgattatttatttatatttgactACCATAGGGGCATTCTTGTCACCCtacaaacatttttgtcagGGTTTACACAAAAGATTTTATGTTAtcttgtaattgtgactttacatTCCATCATTTCTACttaaaatatgcacattttGAGCTTTTCTCTTAACTGAGACTTCATATCATAATGAAGACtttagttttttaatattttagtttgttgtAATTTCCAACCTCATATTTCGCAAATGTGATTTGTCAAATGGCTGATAAAACAGACAAACTGAAGGTATTTTGATTCCCACTCAATTTTAAATTCTGTTTCACTTTTACATTTGCAGTGCCTTGTTTTATGGTGTCAGGCCATTGCAGGCCTTTCGGCTCAAAGCTGCTGGCAGTTAAAAAACCCCAGGACACTGGTCTCATTGGTCCTGGCCACATTCCGTCCCATCCTAAACAAGGGTTTTGTCAAACAATCTAAAAAGTACTTAATGTGGTAACAGCTAATCTTACAGTAACTGCTTTTATTCAAGTAAAACTGATTTAATATGACTGAATCAGCCTTAATACATTAGGCTACACaaacaaaagtcattttaagGTTCATTTTAGATACAAGACTTAAGAAAACAATGGCATATAACTTGTATATGTGTCTATGTTACCCACATTTTTAAAG
This window encodes:
- the si:dkey-1h24.6 gene encoding uncharacterized protein si:dkey-1h24.6 — protein: MEIFRTSVTLLSICVFHSTLSETQSICKGNLPSVKHVAVDSNVTVPCPVLIATEMDFKLFKGSDQVTSIYIKKNDTSTNKNNNSPNFPADLDVNHMDNSTSFILFGVTTNFTGLYTCEADIIYPPPFKKVPHTPQTIVFVEDRPVKMPDLCQHGSYTVLWFVFGAMAIYGVVMTCIVFILRVKCSQINTPFKDRECRRKWQGVQHPRQGFRKDTVV